The Natronosporangium hydrolyticum nucleotide sequence ACGGCGCGGGCTCGCTGCCGCTGGTGCTGCGCGGCGTGGACCCGCAGCTGGGGCGCGCCGACCCCGGATAGGCTCGACCTCATGACCGCTACCGCGCACCCCGCGCCGGCCGGGTTGCCGGCGGCGACCGCCTGGCCAGCAGCGATGACCGCCGCCTGGGCGGCGGGTCGGGCGCTCACCCCCGCCCCGGTCCAGGCCGGGTTACCTGCAGCGGACGGTCGGGTGCTGGCCGAGCCGCTGGTCACCCAGACCGACCTGCCGGCGTTCCCGACCTCAAGTGTGGATGGTTGGGCGGTCCGGGGCCCGGGCCCGTGGCGGATCACCGGCCAGATCCTGGCCGGCTCCCAGGCGGCGCCGCTGACCGCCGACGGGGAGTGCGCCGAGATCGCCACCGGCGCCATGGTGCCGACCGGCACCACCGCGATCGTCCGGGTGGAACACGCCACCGTCGGCGCCGACGGCCGGGTCAGCGGCGAGCCCCGGGAGCGGCCAGAGTGGCGGCTGCCCGGAGAGGAGGCCCACGCCGGCGAGGAACTGTTCCCGGCCGGCACCCCGGTCACGCCCGGGCTGCTCGGCCTGGCGGCCTCCTGCGGCTACGAGTCGTTGGCGGTACGCCCGGCCCCCCGCGCGGCGGTGCTGATCTTCGGTGACGAGTTGTTGTCGAGCGGGCTCCCCGGCGACGGGCGGGTGCGGGATGCGCTCGGGCCGCAGCTGCCCGGCTGGCTCAGCCGGCTCGGGGCTACGGTCGACCGGCCGGTGACCGAACCCGGCGTGGACACGCTCGCCGCCCACGTCGAGGCGATCTCGGAGGCGTTCGCCGCCGGCGCCGACCTGGTCTGCACCACCGGCGGCACCATGCACGGGCCGGTCGACCATCTCCACCCGGCGCTCGCCGAGCTCGGCGCCGAGTACATAATCGGCGCCGTACGGGTCCGGCCCGGGTTCCCGATGCTGCTGGCCCGGGTGCCGCTGCCGGGCGGCGGCTCCGGCCTGCTCGCCGGCTTGCCCGGTAACCCCCAGTCGGCGGTGGTGGCGCTGGTCAGCCTGGTCGCCCCGGCGCTCGCCGGCTGGGCCGGCCGCGGCGACCCCGCCCACCAGCCGGCGCCGCGGGTCCGGTTGGGGGCACCGGTGCCGGGCCGCGGCGGCGACACCCACCTGGCGCTGGTCCACCGCGACCCGGCCGACGGGCTGGCCTATCCGCTGCCACACGCCGGCTCGGCGATGCTGCGTGGGCTGGCCCGAGCCGCCGGCTTCGCGGTGATCGCCCCGGAGACCAGCGCCGCCGCCGGCGACGAGGTGCCGCTACTGCCGCTGCCGCTGCTGCCCGGGGAGGTCGGATGAGCGCGCCGACCGCCACCTGGTGGGCGGTGGTCACGGAGTCGCCGCTGACCGTCCCCGAGCACGAAGCGGCCGTGGCGGACCCGCGCGCCGGTGCGGTGATCTCGTTCGCCGGGGTGGTCCGCGACCACGACCACGGCCGGTCGGTGGTCCGGCTGGAGTATGAAGCCCACCCCCGGGCCGAGGTGGTGCTCGCCGAAGTCGCCGCCGAGATCGCGGCGGACCCTGCGGTCTACGCGGTCGCCGTCTCCCACCGGGTGGGCCCGCTGGGGATCGGTGACGTGGCGCTCGCCGCCGCGGTCGCCACCGCCCACCGGGCAGCGGGGTTCGCCGCGTGCGCCCGGCTGGTCGACGAGGCGAAAGCGCGGCTGCCGATCTGGAAGCACCAGTTCTTCACCGACGGCACCGACGAATGGGTCAACTGCCCCTGAGTTCCCGGCCGGGAGGCACGGAAGGGTCGCCTTAAGGTGCGGCGGCCGGCTTGATGGGGCAGGCTATCGGCATGACGGCACGTCGACTCGTACTGTTGCGGCACGCCAAGGCCGAGAATCCGGTCGGAACCTCGGATGAGGACCGACCACTGTCGGCGCGGGGCCGCGCCGACGCCCACGCCGCCGGCGGCTGGCTCGCCGCCAACCAACCACCCGAGCTGGTGCTCTGCTCACCAGCGAAACGCACCCGGCAGACCTGGCACGCGGTGGCCACCGGGCTGGGCCAGGTGAGTCCACACGTCAGCTACGAACGCCGGCTCTACGCCGGCGGTCTCGCGGATGCGCTGACGCTGCTCCAGGAGGTCGACGACGCGGTGGGCAGTGTGCTGCTGATCGGGCACAACCCGACCTTGTCGCAGCTGGCGTTCGACCTCGCCCCGGAGGGCCCGCTCGACTCCGACGGCCTGCGTACCGCCGGGTTGGCGCTGCTTGAGATCCCCGGTGGCTGGGGCGAGTGCGCGCCGGGCAACGCCCGGCTCACGGCGACCCATACCGCCCGCGGCTAGGCCGCGCGGAGGCCCCAGGGCTCCCCGATCCCCTACCCGGGTCCAGGGAGCCCTGGGGCCTCCGAAACCGGGGCCTGAGCGCGCGGTCTAGAAGGCCTCTTCTGCGAGGTCCATGGCGTCGAGGGTGGTGTTCTCCACCACGCGCTTGTCGGCAGCCAGCCGCGGCAGCACCTCACGGGCGAAGAACCGGGCCGCCGACAACTTGCCCTCGTAGAAGGTGCGGTCCCGCTCGGAGACCTCGGCGCCGGCCAGCGCCGCCAGCGCCACCTCAGCCTGCCGCTGCAACAACCAGCCGACCAACAGGTCACCCATGGCCAGCAGGAATCGCCGGGAGGCGAGGCCGGCCTTGTAGAGTTCCCGGGTCTCGCCCTCGGCTACCGCCCCGAGCCAGCCGGTCATGGTGGCGAGCATGCCCTGGACATCCCCGAGCGCCTCGGCGAGCGCCCGCCGCTCCTCCTTGAGCTGCCCGTTGCCGGCCTCGTCGTCGATGAAGTTCTGGATCTCCCCGGCGACGGTCATCAGCGACGCGCCCTGGTCCCGCACGATCTTGCGGAAGAAGAGGTCCTGCGCCTGGATTGCGGTAGTGCCCTCATACAGGGTGTCGATCTTGGCGTCGCGGAGGTACTGCTCCAGCGGGTAGTCCTCAAGGTAGCCCGAGCCACCGAAGGTCTGCAGCGACTCCGACCCCAGCAGTTCGTACGCCCGCTCCGAACCGACCCCCTTGACCAGCGGCAACAGCAGATCGTTGACGTTCTTGGCAGACTCGGCGGCTGCCGAGTCACCGCCGGCCATCGACATCCAGTACCGGTCCTGCCAACCGGCCGTGTACGACACCAGGGCACGCAGCCCTTCCGCGTACGACTTCTGGAGCAGCAACGACCGGCGTACGTCGGCGTGGTGGATGATCGTGACCCGCGGCGCGGTCTTGTCGGTGGCCTGCAACAGGTCGGCGCCCTGCACCCGCTCCTTCGCGTACGCCAGGGCGTTGAGGTACCCAGTGGAGAGGGTGGCGATCGCCTTGGTGCCCACCATCATCCGGGCATACTCGATGATCAGGAACATCTGCCGGATGCCCTGGTGCACCTCGCCCATCAACCAGCCCTTGGCCGGCGTACCGTGCTGGCCGAAGGTCAGCTCGCAGGTGCTGGAGACCTTGATCCCCAGCTTGTGCTCCAGGTTGGTGGCGTAAACGCCGTTGCGCTCACCCAGCTCGCCGGTGGCCGGGTCGAAGTGGAACTTCGGCACGACGAAGAGCGACAGCCCCTTGGTGCCGGCGCCGGCGCCCTCGGGGCGGGCCAACACATAGTGGATGATGTTCTCG carries:
- a CDS encoding SixA phosphatase family protein; this translates as MTARRLVLLRHAKAENPVGTSDEDRPLSARGRADAHAAGGWLAANQPPELVLCSPAKRTRQTWHAVATGLGQVSPHVSYERRLYAGGLADALTLLQEVDDAVGSVLLIGHNPTLSQLAFDLAPEGPLDSDGLRTAGLALLEIPGGWGECAPGNARLTATHTARG
- a CDS encoding molybdenum cofactor biosynthesis protein MoaE, which encodes MSAPTATWWAVVTESPLTVPEHEAAVADPRAGAVISFAGVVRDHDHGRSVVRLEYEAHPRAEVVLAEVAAEIAADPAVYAVAVSHRVGPLGIGDVALAAAVATAHRAAGFAACARLVDEAKARLPIWKHQFFTDGTDEWVNCP
- a CDS encoding acyl-CoA dehydrogenase, translated to MSHYLSNLRDLEFNLFEVFGSGPDAGHPVFGQGPYAELDQSTARDILGEVERLAREQIAPSFTAGDRNPPVFDPAAHTVTVPEELHSAYQALMDSEFWRLDLPEDLGGTLAPRSLWWAVAELVLGANAPVWMYASGPSFAHTLLREGTPEQQEWAKLFVAKQWPATMVLTEPDAGSDVGAGRTRAVQQADGSWHIDGVKRFITGGEHDLTENIIHYVLARPEGAGAGTKGLSLFVVPKFHFDPATGELGERNGVYATNLEHKLGIKVSSTCELTFGQHGTPAKGWLMGEVHQGIRQMFLIIEYARMMVGTKAIATLSTGYLNALAYAKERVQGADLLQATDKTAPRVTIIHHADVRRSLLLQKSYAEGLRALVSYTAGWQDRYWMSMAGGDSAAAESAKNVNDLLLPLVKGVGSERAYELLGSESLQTFGGSGYLEDYPLEQYLRDAKIDTLYEGTTAIQAQDLFFRKIVRDQGASLMTVAGEIQNFIDDEAGNGQLKEERRALAEALGDVQGMLATMTGWLGAVAEGETRELYKAGLASRRFLLAMGDLLVGWLLQRQAEVALAALAGAEVSERDRTFYEGKLSAARFFAREVLPRLAADKRVVENTTLDAMDLAEEAF
- a CDS encoding molybdopterin molybdotransferase MoeA — its product is MTATAHPAPAGLPAATAWPAAMTAAWAAGRALTPAPVQAGLPAADGRVLAEPLVTQTDLPAFPTSSVDGWAVRGPGPWRITGQILAGSQAAPLTADGECAEIATGAMVPTGTTAIVRVEHATVGADGRVSGEPRERPEWRLPGEEAHAGEELFPAGTPVTPGLLGLAASCGYESLAVRPAPRAAVLIFGDELLSSGLPGDGRVRDALGPQLPGWLSRLGATVDRPVTEPGVDTLAAHVEAISEAFAAGADLVCTTGGTMHGPVDHLHPALAELGAEYIIGAVRVRPGFPMLLARVPLPGGGSGLLAGLPGNPQSAVVALVSLVAPALAGWAGRGDPAHQPAPRVRLGAPVPGRGGDTHLALVHRDPADGLAYPLPHAGSAMLRGLARAAGFAVIAPETSAAAGDEVPLLPLPLLPGEVG